A window of Ptychodera flava strain L36383 chromosome 1, AS_Pfla_20210202, whole genome shotgun sequence contains these coding sequences:
- the LOC139145752 gene encoding neural cell adhesion molecule 1-A-like, producing MPAMNTFILQTALLLYGVTAEFRSVVEPAMTIAVEGMSVQLLCNVSLTSHEGQTYAIRWKHTNSHTLSEETQSKYDIENTNFDRHNGMLGSTLTILNVTREDEGLYRCFLFLYSGSELSSGNYANVTIIPKPIFIGQPQNISVIEGQNATLRCRIRGLDVNTMLVKWTKGVSEVVISDINKTGMEESEQDVQYPIIRNNVTSFHLQIRTVRRSDAGMFYCSVHNKISGQVILESRRAMLAVLYPPSEDYPLCIPRKSEKYSEGDILTTTCISRGGNGPIYLSWLRNGEEIKGKLGTHVSNENPDIRHMWTLTAADNGANITCVMTGEAVLSRRECVIGPLDVYYGPLVSIEPKVTRMYISKPVRFRCSAKANPPNTIYSWFLNEKRLPYSKATLTINSEDIKKHITSKMTTINVTCSVDGVNSRVSDTAIVNTQELVFQVQTTISPELRNGFSATIPFPVVVVLSLILLSLLGMVSLICLLQNRGQRDGESNAAKYRSHTVPYEFAHFDVREAVFEEQTLRMDNCVAERSMSTELDDSSRYDSDEDSTTKKYEQTANEHENTSHEYGNTSLNYGNTDHGSEDTAHAYENRPLAYDNTANKYDNTANKYDNTAHTYENVPPAYGTAADKYDESDSEYESTPTGYGNTSGEYENTANEYDDKTHAYENTPPAYENTAHMFGGAVKEYENTALFYGGTVNEYENISERQIDNHCHTWYA from the coding sequence ATGCCGGCCATGAACACTTTCATACTTCAAACAGCATTGCTGTTGTACGGAGTTACGGCAGAATTCCGATCTGTTGTCGAGCCTGCGATGACCATCGCCGTCGAGGGTATGTCTGTTCAGTTGCTGTGCAACGTGTCTTTAACTTCACATGAAGGTCAAACTTATGCTATACGTTGGAAACATACTAACAGCCACACTCTCTCAGAAGAGACACAGTCCAAGTATGATATCGAGAACACAAATTTTGATCGACATAATGGCATGTTGGGGAGCACTTTGACCATCCTTAATGTTACCCGAGAGGACGAAGGATTGTATCGTTGTTTTCTGTTCTTATACTCGGGGTCAGAATTGTCGTCGgggaattatgcaaatgtgaCAATTATTCCAAAACCTATATTTATTGGGCAACCACAGAACATCAGCGTCATAGAAGGTCAGAATGCTACCTTGCGATGTAGAATACGGGGGTTAGATGTCAATACAATGTTGGTAAAATGGACAAAAGGCGTTTCAGAGGTCGTCATCTCGGACATTAACAAAACAGGTATGGAAGAAAGTGAACAAGATGTTCAATACCCAATTATCAGAAACAATGTTACATCATTTCACTTACAAATCAGGACGGTAAGACGAAGCGATGCCGGAATGTTTTATTGCAGTGTACATAACAAGATATCGGGCCAAGTTATTTTGGAGTCTCGTAGGGCGATGTTGGCAGTCCTTTACCCACCCAGTGAGGATTATCCGTTGTGTATTCCACGTAAATCAGAGAAATATTCAGAAGGTGACATATTGACGACAACGTGCATTTCAAGAGGAGGTAATGGGCCTATTTATCTGTCATGGCTACgaaatggtgaagaaataaagGGAAAACTTGGAACTCATGTCAGCAATGAGAACCCTGATATCAGACATATGTGGACTTTGACCGCTGCTGATAACGGAGCCAACATAACCTGTGTAATGACGGGTGAAGCTGTTTTGAGTCGACGCGAGTGCGTGATTGGTCCGTTGGACGTATATTACGGACCACTGGTATCTATAGAACCTAAAGTAACCAGGATGTATATCAGTAAGCCAGTCAGATTTAGGTGTTCAGCTAAGGCTAATCCACCGAATACAATATATTCATGGTTTCTAAATGAAAAGCGGCTTCCTTATTCAAAAGCAACTCTCACGATTAATTCGGAGGACATAAAAAAGCATATAACATCGAAAATGACCACAATAAATGTTACCTGCTCAGTTGATGGGGTTAATTCTAGGGTATCAGATACAGCAATTGTGAATACGCAGGAATTGGTCTTCCAAGTACAAACTACGATATCACCAGAATTGAGGAATGGATTTTCCGCTACTATACCTTTTCCAGTTGTTGTAGTTTTATCTTTAATCTTGCTTTCCCTACTTGGCATGGTGAGCTTGATTTGTCTGCTTCAAAACAGGGGACAGAGAGATGGAGAGTCTAATGCTGCCAAATACCGTTCCCACACCGTACCGTatgaatttgcacattttgacgTACGTGAGGCTGTCTTTGAAGAACAAACGCTGCGGATGGATAATTGTGTCGCTGAGCGTTCAATGTCAACCGAACTGGATGACAGTTCAAGGTATGATAGTGACGAAGATTCTACAACCAAAAAGTATGAACAAACAGCCAACGAGCATGAAAATACAAGCCATGAGTATGGCAATACATCCCTTAACTATGGAAATACAGACCACGGGAGTGAAGATACAGCCCATGCATATGAAAACAGACCCCTTGCGTATGACAATACAGCCAACAAGTATGACAATACAGCCAACAAGTATGACAATACAGCCCATACATATGAAAATGTACCCCCTGCATATGGAACTGCAGCCGATAAATATGACGAATCAGACTCTGAATATGAAAGTACGCCCACTGGGTATGGCAATACATCCGGTGAATATGAAAACACAGCGAATGAGTATGACGATAAAACCCATGCCTACGAAAATACACCCCCTGCATATGAAAACACAGCCCATATGTTCGGAGGTGCAGTCAAGGAGTATGAAAACACAGCACTTTTTTATGGAGGTACAGTCAATGAGTATGAAAATATTAGTGAGAGACAAATAGACAATCATTGCCATACTTGGTACGCATAA